The following are encoded together in the Desulfovibrio aminophilus genome:
- a CDS encoding ABC transporter substrate-binding protein — protein MRRLALFLACLALCAGLWTCSRPKPLRIAISAWAGVEVAELAAALGLYAKHGVEVRMVRFSTYSDSLAALRGGKVDAGMHTLDDVIRSTAAGRDARVVLVTDASFGGDGLVARKEIRTLADLKGRRVGVEVGTVGHYSLLQILKRAGLTLGDITVVSIPAWEIKEAFLAGTIDAGVTWEPYLSASAAEGGGRVLITSRDYPDTILTTMAFAAEVVRDRPGDVRRVLAAYFEAFDFLRAHPREADEIMAKAEGIGVEEFLEHAKGLRYLDLAANKRLFADGRLAALTADIGAFLRGAGLIRATPDPKVLLDGTLLPASPAAQ, from the coding sequence ATGCGACGGTTGGCCCTGTTCCTGGCCTGTCTGGCCCTTTGCGCCGGGCTCTGGACTTGTTCCCGGCCGAAACCCCTGCGCATCGCCATCTCGGCCTGGGCCGGGGTGGAGGTGGCCGAGCTGGCGGCGGCCCTCGGCCTCTACGCCAAGCACGGCGTGGAGGTCCGCATGGTCCGCTTCTCGACCTACAGCGACTCCCTGGCCGCGCTGCGCGGCGGCAAGGTGGACGCGGGCATGCACACCCTGGACGACGTCATCCGCTCCACGGCCGCGGGCCGGGACGCGCGCGTGGTGCTCGTCACCGACGCCTCCTTCGGCGGCGACGGCCTGGTGGCCCGCAAGGAGATCAGGACCCTCGCGGACCTCAAGGGCCGCCGGGTGGGCGTGGAGGTGGGCACCGTGGGCCACTATTCCCTGCTCCAGATTCTCAAGCGCGCCGGGCTGACCCTGGGGGACATCACCGTGGTCAGCATCCCGGCCTGGGAGATCAAGGAGGCCTTTCTCGCCGGGACCATCGACGCGGGCGTGACCTGGGAGCCGTATCTCTCGGCCTCGGCCGCCGAAGGCGGGGGCCGCGTGCTCATCACGAGCCGGGACTACCCGGACACCATCCTGACCACGATGGCCTTCGCCGCCGAAGTGGTCCGAGACCGGCCCGGGGATGTCCGCCGCGTCCTGGCGGCCTATTTCGAGGCCTTCGACTTCCTGCGCGCCCATCCCCGCGAGGCCGACGAGATCATGGCCAAGGCCGAGGGCATCGGGGTGGAGGAATTCCTGGAACACGCCAAGGGGCTGCGCTACCTGGACCTGGCGGCCAACAAGCGGCTCTTCGCCGATGGGCGGCTGGCGGCCCTGACCGCCGACATCGGCGCGTTCCTGCGCGGCGCGGGCCTGATCCGCGCGACCCCCGATCCGAAGGTCCTGCTCGACGGAACCCTGTTGCCCGCCTCCCCGGCGGCGCAATGA
- the folD gene encoding bifunctional methylenetetrahydrofolate dehydrogenase/methenyltetrahydrofolate cyclohydrolase FolD, translating to MILLDGKKVAQEIRAEIREEVETLKNRYGRAPGLAVILVGQDPASQVYVRNKERACAEAGIVSLPFHLSAETSQNELEGLIQRLNRDVTVDGILLQLPLPAGLDGQRCLELIDPGKDVDGFHPVNVGKLTLGLPGFRSCTPAGVMELLRRYNLSPACKKAVVVGRSNIVGKPLALMLGQGGACANATVTLCHSGTADLRAECREADFLFVAVGRPRFITGDMVKPGAVVVDVGINRTDDGLVGDCDFESVSKAASALTPVPGGVGPMTIAQLLRNTIDGYKAHVGVKE from the coding sequence ATGATCCTTCTGGACGGCAAGAAGGTGGCCCAGGAAATCCGCGCCGAGATCCGCGAAGAGGTCGAGACGCTCAAGAACCGCTACGGCCGCGCCCCGGGCCTGGCCGTGATCCTGGTGGGCCAGGACCCGGCCTCCCAGGTCTATGTGCGCAACAAGGAGCGGGCCTGCGCCGAGGCGGGCATCGTCTCCCTCCCCTTCCATCTTTCGGCGGAGACCTCCCAGAACGAGCTGGAGGGCCTCATCCAGCGGCTCAATCGCGACGTGACCGTGGACGGCATCCTGCTCCAGCTGCCCCTGCCCGCCGGGTTGGACGGCCAGCGCTGCCTGGAGCTCATCGACCCGGGCAAGGACGTGGACGGCTTCCACCCCGTGAACGTGGGCAAGCTGACCCTGGGCCTGCCCGGGTTCCGCTCCTGCACCCCGGCCGGAGTCATGGAGCTGCTGCGGCGCTACAACCTCTCTCCGGCCTGCAAGAAGGCCGTGGTGGTGGGCCGCAGCAACATCGTGGGCAAGCCCCTGGCGCTCATGCTCGGCCAGGGCGGGGCCTGCGCCAACGCCACGGTCACGCTCTGCCACTCGGGCACCGCCGACCTCCGCGCCGAGTGCCGCGAGGCCGACTTCCTCTTCGTGGCCGTGGGCCGCCCCCGCTTCATCACCGGCGACATGGTCAAGCCCGGCGCGGTGGTGGTGGACGTGGGCATCAACCGCACGGACGACGGGCTGGTGGGCGACTGCGACTTCGAGAGCGTGTCCAAGGCGGCCTCGGCGCTGACGCCGGTGCCCGGCGGCGTGGGGCCCATGACCATCGCCCAGCTTCTGCGCAACACCATCGACGGCTACAAGGCCCACGTGGGCGTGAAGGAGTAA
- a CDS encoding SDR family oxidoreductase, with translation MAERILVTGATGTIGRELVRLLSERGAAVVAGVTSEDKASALESQGVRAEVFSYSDAESLGRIMEGKARVFLLLPFTEGMKRWGLAALDAAKAAGVAHVVRSSALLADTEAHFQLGKVHGGVDLALEESGLPFTILRPNVFMQNYALRLSGEIREKNRFSLPEADSRTSFIDARDIAACAATVLLDPAEHAGRTYLLTGPEALSNMDVAAILSAEAGREIAYRPLSEEQAREKWMSAGLPEWSANMLLGLARQVREGVTGMVTGAVKHLSGRDPVPFRQFARDFRRSWI, from the coding sequence ATGGCCGAGCGCATTCTCGTCACCGGCGCCACCGGAACCATCGGCCGCGAACTGGTTCGCCTCCTGTCCGAGCGCGGCGCGGCCGTGGTCGCGGGCGTGACCTCCGAGGACAAGGCCTCGGCCCTGGAGTCCCAGGGCGTGCGGGCCGAGGTCTTCAGCTATTCCGACGCCGAGTCGCTGGGACGGATCATGGAGGGCAAGGCCCGGGTCTTCCTGCTCCTGCCCTTCACCGAGGGCATGAAGCGCTGGGGCCTGGCGGCCCTGGACGCGGCCAAGGCCGCCGGGGTTGCCCACGTGGTCCGCTCCTCGGCCCTCTTGGCCGACACCGAGGCCCACTTCCAGCTCGGCAAGGTGCACGGCGGCGTGGACCTCGCCCTAGAGGAGAGCGGCCTGCCGTTCACCATCCTGCGGCCCAACGTGTTCATGCAGAACTACGCCCTGCGCCTCTCCGGGGAGATCCGCGAGAAGAACCGCTTCTCCCTGCCCGAGGCGGACAGCCGCACGAGCTTCATCGACGCCCGCGACATCGCGGCCTGCGCCGCCACCGTGCTGCTCGACCCGGCGGAGCACGCCGGACGCACCTATCTGCTCACCGGGCCGGAAGCCCTGTCCAACATGGACGTGGCCGCCATCCTTTCGGCCGAGGCCGGGCGGGAGATCGCCTATCGCCCGCTGTCCGAGGAGCAGGCCCGCGAGAAGTGGATGTCGGCCGGGCTGCCGGAGTGGAGCGCGAACATGCTCCTGGGCCTGGCGCGGCAGGTGCGCGAGGGCGTGACCGGGATGGTCACCGGCGCGGTGAAGCACCTTTCGGGCCGCGACCCCGTGCCCTTCCGCCAGTTCGCCCGGGATTTCCGGCGCAGCTGGATTTAG
- a CDS encoding M15 family metallopeptidase: MRRLLAALFLLAFLVPAAPAFSDAGEDLARAGFVEPSTLDPSLVLDMRYAGTNNFSGQAVYPSARCFLRADVAKRLLAAQAELRKQGLGLKLFDCYRPFHVQERFWAIVPDERYVARPEKKDGVIVQGSKHNRGAAVDVGLVDSKGRELPMPSGFDDFTEKAHRDYRGASAEALSNRAVLERAMSAQGFEPLPTEWWHFDGPGWQGYEMLDLPLP; the protein is encoded by the coding sequence ATGCGCCGACTCCTCGCCGCCCTGTTCCTGCTCGCCTTTCTGGTCCCGGCCGCGCCCGCGTTCTCCGACGCCGGGGAAGACCTGGCCCGGGCCGGGTTCGTGGAACCCTCGACCCTGGACCCGAGCCTCGTGCTGGACATGCGCTACGCCGGCACGAACAACTTCAGCGGCCAGGCCGTCTACCCCTCGGCCCGCTGCTTCCTGCGCGCCGACGTGGCCAAGCGCCTGCTGGCGGCCCAGGCCGAGCTGCGCAAGCAGGGCCTGGGGCTCAAGCTCTTCGACTGCTACCGGCCCTTCCACGTCCAGGAGCGCTTCTGGGCCATCGTGCCGGACGAGCGCTACGTGGCCCGGCCGGAAAAGAAGGACGGCGTCATCGTCCAGGGCTCCAAGCACAACCGGGGCGCGGCCGTGGACGTGGGCCTGGTGGACTCCAAGGGACGGGAACTGCCCATGCCCTCGGGCTTCGACGACTTCACCGAGAAGGCCCACCGCGACTACCGGGGCGCTTCGGCCGAGGCGCTGAGCAACCGCGCCGTCCTGGAGCGGGCCATGAGCGCCCAGGGCTTCGAGCCCCTGCCCACGGAGTGGTGGCACTTCGACGGCCCCGGCTGGCAGGGCTACGAAATGCTCGACCTGCCCCTGCCGTAG
- the eno gene encoding phosphopyruvate hydratase, which produces MSTIVAVWAREILDSRGNPTVEVEVTYESGVSGRAAVPSGASTGEREALELRDGDKARFGGKGVTKAVGHIREEIANAVIGMDGLRQVALDNALIDLDGTENKSRLGANAILGVSMANARAAAGFLGLPLYQYLGGVNAKLLPVPAMNIINGGAHAPNNLDIQEFMIMPLGAETFADALRMGAETFHALKGILAKDGHVTSVGDEGGFAPNLNSHAEAFEYIIRAIEAAGYNPGREIALAIDAAASEFYKKGKYVLAGEKKEFSSLELIDFYADFCGRFPIVSIEDGLAEGDWDGWASLTDRLGDRIQLVGDDIFVTNPDILAEGIDRGVANSILIKLNQIGTVTETLDTIELAKQAGYTTMISHRSGETEDHFISDLAVGLNAGQIKSGSLSRSDRLAKYNQLMRIEEDLDEEAIYYGPILGESWFGGEEE; this is translated from the coding sequence ATGAGCACCATCGTCGCAGTCTGGGCCCGCGAGATCCTCGATTCGCGCGGCAATCCCACTGTCGAGGTCGAAGTCACCTATGAGTCCGGCGTCTCCGGCCGCGCGGCCGTGCCCTCCGGCGCCTCCACCGGCGAGCGCGAGGCCCTGGAGCTGCGCGACGGCGACAAGGCCCGCTTCGGCGGCAAGGGCGTGACCAAGGCGGTCGGCCACATCCGCGAGGAGATCGCCAACGCCGTGATCGGCATGGACGGCCTGCGCCAGGTGGCCCTGGACAACGCCCTCATCGACCTGGACGGCACGGAGAACAAATCCCGCCTGGGCGCCAACGCCATCCTCGGCGTGTCCATGGCCAACGCCCGCGCGGCGGCGGGCTTCCTGGGCCTGCCCCTGTACCAGTACCTCGGCGGGGTGAACGCCAAGCTCCTGCCGGTCCCGGCCATGAACATCATCAACGGCGGCGCGCACGCGCCGAACAACCTGGACATCCAGGAGTTCATGATCATGCCCCTGGGCGCGGAGACCTTCGCCGACGCCCTGCGCATGGGCGCGGAGACCTTCCACGCCCTGAAGGGCATCCTGGCCAAGGACGGCCACGTCACGAGCGTGGGCGACGAGGGCGGCTTCGCGCCGAACCTGAACTCCCACGCCGAGGCATTCGAGTACATCATCCGGGCCATCGAGGCCGCGGGCTACAACCCCGGCCGGGAGATCGCCCTGGCCATCGACGCGGCCGCCTCGGAGTTCTACAAGAAGGGCAAGTACGTCCTGGCCGGCGAGAAGAAGGAGTTCTCCTCCCTGGAGCTCATCGATTTCTACGCCGACTTCTGCGGCCGCTTCCCCATCGTGTCCATCGAGGACGGCCTGGCCGAGGGCGACTGGGACGGCTGGGCCTCGCTCACCGACCGCCTGGGCGACCGCATCCAGCTGGTGGGCGACGACATCTTCGTGACCAACCCGGACATCCTGGCCGAGGGCATCGACCGGGGCGTGGCCAACTCCATCCTCATCAAGCTGAACCAGATCGGCACCGTGACCGAGACCCTGGACACCATCGAGCTGGCCAAGCAGGCCGGCTACACCACCATGATCTCCCACCGCTCCGGCGAGACCGAGGACCACTTCATCTCGGACCTGGCCGTGGGCCTCAACGCCGGGCAGATCAAGTCCGGCTCGCTCTCGCGCAGCGACCGCCTGGCCAAGTACAACCAGCTCATGCGCATCGAGGAGGACCTCGACGAGGAGGCCATCTACTACGGCCCCATCCTCGGGGAGAGCTGGTTCGGCGGCGAGGAGGAATAG
- a CDS encoding cupin domain-containing protein: protein MTSLFDCFCDGKVACADRDLAARDLPWNPHPTFPGVALKHLVTGRDTDGSFSLHLVRLDPGKSIGAHTHAASWELHQVLEGRGSCRLGERESAYGPGVGGVLPAGMEHSVQAGDEGLRLLAVFAPALL from the coding sequence ATGACCTCGCTCTTCGATTGTTTCTGCGACGGAAAGGTGGCCTGCGCGGACCGCGACCTGGCCGCCCGCGACCTGCCCTGGAATCCCCATCCCACGTTCCCCGGCGTGGCCCTCAAGCATCTCGTCACCGGCCGCGACACGGACGGCTCGTTCAGCCTGCACCTCGTGCGCCTGGACCCGGGCAAATCCATCGGCGCGCACACCCACGCGGCCAGCTGGGAACTGCATCAGGTCCTGGAGGGCCGCGGCTCGTGCCGTCTGGGCGAGCGCGAGTCGGCCTACGGGCCGGGCGTGGGCGGGGTGCTGCCGGCGGGCATGGAGCACAGCGTCCAGGCCGGGGACGAGGGCCTGCGCCTGCTGGCCGTGTTCGCGCCCGCGTTGCTCTGA
- a CDS encoding ATP-binding protein yields MLLSRLGPRITLFMTLAAVGVTLGGVLLSYYPVRQSLLNQGERRIRVLADAIHYTLDISSSSSDLLSLRRLVEKCGSLPDVSLVAVLDLDGTVRAASRPDPDISPELVLRAMEDNLPVTVTRNGHALLVTPLHGPVYSPVFSDVSGVLYLDMDLGPMLDELQVLYGSILAVVALLVGLMSLWAILLLRRQVIARLELVADGLGRVRSGDLSFRLPLDGSLGRGDEIGDLARHFNAMTENLDMRTLAQQRAEKELQVAYSALEEKVRERTAELAEANERLSAQMEERRQAEWRLKEHQIFLTTVLDGIQAAIFVFDPQQGRMVSSSSAAQSLVRMDEETIVASSCSAGVQVAFVAEGRTLNLLCPEWGEKNTYLEGVVHLEDGRTFPASRQLLEIFVDGQEHLAQIVFDITERKNLERRLGMAQKLESIGLLAAGIAHEINTPVQYVGDSVRFVRDSFKDLAGLLDAYAALIARAGESCPGRDDLRRVEEAEKEADLEFLRDEVPKACGRALDGLDRVARIVQAMKNFSHPGGDEKKPTDINKAIQNTVIVARNEWKYAAEVETELSPDLPLISCYAGDINQVLLNMLVNASHAIAEKVGDGGDKGLIRISTTPAGEFVEIRIADTGAGIPRENLERIFDPFFTTKPVGKGTGQGLTIAHDIIVNKHGGSIDVESEVGVGTAFILRLPLEPPEKEAT; encoded by the coding sequence ATGCTCCTGAGCCGACTGGGACCGCGCATCACCCTGTTCATGACCCTGGCCGCCGTGGGCGTGACCCTCGGCGGGGTCCTGCTCTCCTACTATCCCGTGCGCCAGTCCCTCCTGAACCAGGGCGAACGGCGCATCCGGGTGCTGGCCGACGCCATCCACTACACCCTGGACATCTCCTCCAGCAGCAGCGACCTCCTCTCCCTGCGCCGCCTGGTGGAGAAGTGCGGCTCCCTGCCGGACGTGTCCCTGGTGGCGGTGCTCGATCTGGACGGCACGGTGCGCGCCGCCAGTCGGCCCGACCCGGACATCAGTCCCGAACTCGTGCTCCGGGCCATGGAGGACAACCTGCCGGTGACGGTGACCCGGAACGGACACGCCCTCCTGGTCACTCCCCTGCACGGGCCGGTCTACTCGCCCGTGTTCTCGGACGTCTCGGGCGTGCTCTACCTGGACATGGACCTCGGCCCCATGCTCGACGAACTGCAGGTGCTCTACGGCAGCATCCTGGCCGTCGTCGCCCTGCTGGTCGGGCTCATGAGCCTGTGGGCCATCCTCCTCCTGCGACGCCAAGTCATCGCCCGCCTGGAGCTGGTGGCCGACGGCCTGGGCCGCGTGCGCTCCGGCGACCTCTCCTTCCGCCTGCCGCTGGACGGCAGCCTCGGGCGGGGCGACGAGATCGGCGACCTGGCCCGGCACTTCAACGCCATGACCGAAAACCTCGACATGCGCACCCTGGCCCAGCAGCGCGCCGAAAAGGAACTCCAGGTGGCCTACTCGGCCCTGGAGGAAAAGGTGCGCGAGCGCACCGCCGAGCTGGCCGAGGCCAACGAACGCCTCTCGGCCCAGATGGAGGAGCGCCGCCAGGCCGAATGGCGGCTCAAGGAACATCAGATTTTTCTCACCACCGTGCTGGACGGCATCCAGGCGGCCATCTTCGTCTTCGACCCGCAGCAGGGGCGCATGGTCAGCTCCAGCTCCGCGGCCCAGTCCCTGGTGCGCATGGACGAGGAGACCATCGTGGCCTCCTCGTGTTCCGCCGGGGTCCAGGTGGCCTTCGTGGCCGAGGGCCGCACCCTCAATCTGCTCTGCCCGGAGTGGGGTGAGAAGAACACCTATCTGGAGGGCGTGGTGCACCTGGAGGACGGCCGGACCTTTCCGGCCTCCCGCCAGCTTCTGGAGATCTTCGTGGACGGCCAGGAGCATCTGGCCCAGATCGTCTTCGACATCACCGAGCGCAAGAACCTGGAGCGCCGCCTGGGCATGGCCCAGAAACTCGAATCCATCGGCCTGCTGGCCGCGGGCATCGCCCACGAGATCAACACGCCGGTGCAGTACGTGGGCGATTCCGTGCGCTTCGTGCGCGACTCCTTCAAGGATCTGGCCGGGCTCCTGGACGCCTATGCCGCCTTGATCGCGCGCGCCGGTGAGAGCTGCCCGGGCCGGGACGACCTGCGCCGGGTGGAGGAGGCCGAGAAGGAGGCCGACCTCGAGTTCCTGCGGGACGAGGTGCCCAAGGCCTGCGGGCGGGCCCTGGACGGGCTGGACCGGGTGGCCCGCATCGTCCAGGCCATGAAGAACTTCTCCCATCCCGGCGGGGACGAGAAGAAACCCACGGACATCAACAAGGCCATCCAGAACACCGTGATCGTGGCCCGCAACGAGTGGAAGTACGCGGCCGAGGTGGAGACGGAGCTCTCCCCGGACCTGCCGCTCATCTCCTGCTACGCCGGGGACATCAACCAGGTGCTCCTGAACATGCTCGTGAACGCCTCGCACGCCATCGCCGAGAAGGTCGGCGACGGGGGGGACAAGGGGCTCATCCGCATCTCCACGACCCCGGCCGGGGAGTTCGTGGAGATCCGCATCGCGGACACCGGCGCGGGCATTCCCCGGGAGAACCTTGAGCGCATCTTCGATCCCTTCTTCACCACCAAGCCCGTGGGCAAGGGCACGGGCCAGGGCCTGACCATCGCCCACGACATCATCGTCAACAAGCACGGGGGAAGCATCGACGTGGAGTCCGAGGTGGGGGTGGGAACCGCCTTCATCCTCCGTCTCCCGCTGGAGCCCCCGGAAAAGGAAGCCACATGA
- a CDS encoding HD domain-containing phosphohydrolase, translated as MKGKVLFVDDEVNILDSFRAGLRKEYDVDTALGPQEGLKRIQEAGPFGVVVSDLKMPGMDGIDFLIQVKERTPNAVRIMLTGHGDFDKAMDAVNRGHIFRFLQKPCPMDVLKSALEDGLRQYRLIMAEKELLQKTLKGTIELVNEIVALVNPEAFGRSQRVLRYIRYMVQQKEIRDGWRYEMATMLSQTGCLTLSEETLRKVQAGEDLTSEETQLYEMHPLIGSNLLARIPRMEEVAKIVAYQEKGFDGSGVPHDPVEGEDIPLGARMLKLVLDYDVALNRLHNPGKAFLSLEAAAERYDPELLYLLEGFLGVEARYQLREVDLEHLRLGMILHEDVQASDGVLMARKGLEVTGALRSRLEAFVKMERIRPVFPVLVPIAPPE; from the coding sequence ATGAAGGGGAAAGTCCTTTTCGTGGACGACGAGGTGAATATTCTGGATTCGTTCCGGGCCGGTCTGCGCAAGGAATACGATGTGGACACGGCCCTGGGCCCGCAGGAGGGGCTGAAGAGGATCCAGGAGGCCGGGCCCTTCGGGGTGGTGGTCTCGGACCTCAAGATGCCGGGCATGGACGGCATCGACTTCCTCATCCAGGTCAAGGAGCGGACCCCGAACGCGGTGCGGATCATGCTCACCGGCCACGGCGACTTCGACAAGGCCATGGACGCGGTCAACCGGGGCCACATCTTCCGTTTCCTGCAGAAACCCTGCCCCATGGACGTGCTCAAGTCCGCGCTGGAGGACGGCCTGCGCCAGTACCGCCTGATCATGGCCGAGAAGGAACTGCTGCAGAAGACCCTCAAGGGGACCATCGAACTGGTCAACGAGATCGTGGCCCTGGTCAACCCCGAGGCCTTCGGGCGCTCCCAGCGCGTGCTGCGCTACATCCGCTACATGGTCCAGCAGAAGGAGATCAGGGACGGCTGGCGCTACGAGATGGCCACCATGCTCTCCCAGACCGGCTGCCTGACCCTCTCGGAGGAGACCCTGCGCAAGGTTCAGGCCGGCGAGGATCTGACCAGCGAGGAGACCCAGCTCTACGAGATGCATCCGCTCATCGGCTCGAACCTGCTGGCCCGCATCCCGCGCATGGAGGAGGTGGCCAAGATCGTGGCCTACCAGGAGAAGGGCTTCGACGGTTCGGGCGTGCCCCACGACCCGGTGGAGGGCGAGGACATCCCCCTGGGCGCGCGCATGCTCAAGCTCGTGCTGGACTACGACGTGGCCCTGAACCGGCTCCACAACCCTGGCAAGGCCTTCCTCTCCCTGGAGGCCGCGGCCGAACGCTATGATCCCGAGCTGCTCTACCTCCTGGAGGGCTTCCTCGGCGTGGAGGCCCGCTACCAGCTGCGCGAGGTGGACCTGGAGCATCTGCGGCTCGGCATGATCCTGCACGAGGACGTGCAGGCCTCCGACGGCGTGCTCATGGCCCGCAAGGGCCTGGAGGTCACGGGCGCCCTGCGGAGCAGGCTGGAGGCCTTCGTGAAGATGGAGCGCATCCGGCCCGTCTTCCCCGTCCTGGTGCCCATCGCCCCGCCGGAGTGA
- a CDS encoding response regulator — MKNILFVDDDEQFLDGIRALLHRRRRDWGISFAANAREALDILSSEPFDVVVADMRMPGMSGAELLAEVQNLQPGAVRLILSGYSELRSSFKAAKPAHQFLSKPCRFEDLVAAIERVIRLQRVLADPGVRETVSRVGSLPALPDTYLRILDELRKPEPSMQLLGDLVARDVGISATLLKLVNSSFFGFFRHVANPRRAVTLLGTETLKGLILGAHLLSGLDLARLKPFALDALWPHSMRVAACARSIAALEGAAKEAQEQCWCAGLLHDTGKLVLATEFTAGYLKVRDALRAGGALLEAERAALGSTHAEVGGFLLGLWGVGEEVVEAVFDHHDPGRSGLAGFHPAVAVHAADALVHEQDGEGAAFPALDREWLRSQGLEERLEAWTEACGNIPEEGAEQ, encoded by the coding sequence ATGAAGAACATCCTCTTCGTCGACGACGACGAACAGTTCCTGGACGGAATCCGGGCGCTGCTTCATCGCCGCCGCAGGGACTGGGGCATCTCCTTCGCGGCCAACGCCCGGGAGGCCCTGGACATCCTGTCCAGCGAGCCGTTCGACGTGGTGGTGGCCGACATGCGCATGCCCGGCATGAGCGGGGCCGAGCTGCTGGCCGAGGTCCAGAACCTCCAGCCCGGCGCGGTGCGGCTCATTCTTTCCGGGTATTCCGAGCTGCGCTCCTCGTTCAAGGCGGCCAAGCCCGCGCACCAGTTCCTGAGCAAGCCCTGCCGCTTCGAGGATCTGGTGGCGGCCATCGAGCGCGTCATCCGTCTCCAGCGGGTGCTGGCCGATCCCGGCGTGCGCGAGACGGTCTCCCGGGTGGGCTCGCTGCCCGCCCTGCCGGACACCTATCTGCGCATCCTGGACGAGCTGCGCAAGCCCGAGCCCTCCATGCAGCTCCTGGGCGACCTGGTGGCCCGCGACGTGGGCATCTCGGCCACCCTGCTCAAGCTGGTCAACTCCTCCTTCTTCGGCTTTTTCCGGCACGTGGCCAATCCCCGCCGGGCGGTCACGCTGCTCGGCACCGAGACCCTCAAGGGCCTCATCCTGGGCGCGCATCTCCTGAGCGGCCTGGATTTGGCCCGGCTGAAGCCCTTCGCCCTGGATGCGCTCTGGCCCCACAGCATGCGCGTGGCGGCCTGCGCCCGGAGCATCGCCGCCTTGGAGGGCGCGGCGAAGGAGGCGCAGGAGCAGTGCTGGTGCGCGGGCCTGCTGCACGACACCGGCAAGCTCGTGCTGGCCACCGAGTTCACGGCTGGCTACCTCAAGGTCCGCGACGCCCTGCGCGCGGGCGGGGCGCTCCTGGAAGCCGAGCGCGCGGCCCTGGGCTCGACGCACGCGGAGGTCGGCGGCTTCCTGCTCGGCCTGTGGGGTGTGGGCGAGGAGGTGGTGGAGGCGGTCTTCGACCACCATGATCCGGGACGCTCCGGTCTGGCCGGATTCCATCCCGCCGTGGCCGTGCATGCGGCCGACGCGCTGGTGCATGAGCAGGACGGCGAGGGCGCGGCCTTCCCCGCCCTGGATCGGGAGTGGCTGCGCTCCCAGGGCCTGGAGGAACGGCTGGAGGCCTGGACCGAGGCCTGTGGGAACATCCCGGAGGAGGGGGCGGAACAATGA
- a CDS encoding RNA polymerase sigma factor, with protein MIDEATQALEKRLAVQAAEGDERAFAELMTRHKTGLIRLASRFSRDRDEVEDLVQESFVRAYRGLPGFRRESSFGHWLRRIAANVCLDHLRARKREACIPLDDLAVEPCDEQQQAAELRRENAQYVESLLARLSPRDRLILTLLDLEEMSVAEVAAFTGLSGVNVRVRAFRARGRLRKMLEGNHD; from the coding sequence ATGATCGACGAAGCAACCCAGGCGCTGGAAAAGCGACTGGCGGTCCAGGCGGCGGAGGGCGACGAGCGCGCTTTCGCCGAACTCATGACGCGCCACAAGACCGGGCTCATCCGCCTGGCCTCCCGTTTTTCCCGCGATCGCGACGAGGTCGAGGACCTCGTGCAGGAGAGCTTCGTGCGGGCCTATCGCGGCCTGCCCGGGTTCCGCCGGGAGTCCTCCTTCGGGCATTGGCTGCGGCGCATCGCGGCCAATGTCTGCCTGGACCACCTGCGGGCCCGCAAGCGGGAGGCCTGCATCCCGCTGGACGACCTGGCCGTCGAGCCGTGTGACGAGCAACAGCAGGCAGCGGAACTCCGCAGGGAGAACGCGCAATACGTGGAGAGCCTCCTGGCGCGCCTGTCGCCCCGGGACCGGCTGATCCTGACCCTCCTGGACCTGGAGGAGATGAGCGTGGCCGAGGTGGCCGCGTTCACGGGTCTGAGCGGGGTCAACGTGCGCGTGCGGGCCTTCCGCGCCAGGGGAAGACTGCGCAAGATGCTGGAGGGGAACCATGACTGA